In the genome of Corallococcus exiguus, one region contains:
- a CDS encoding TonB-dependent receptor, with product MPSSPRVVPTVTMLLIAFATLSTSLPSAVPAAQEEPRQEVTGHVETEATPEHQQPETQQLTEATGKQRSTVVRGARPAQSAAEVTIGRDILDTAPRMNATDVLRVVPGLVASQHSGEGKAQQLFLRGFDALHGQDVELNVGGLPVNEVSHIHALGYADTNFIIPELVQSLEVTEGSYRAFQGDFAVAGTVRMDLGAREKGVEFAGTLGQFNMRRLVVTVRPGEDPGTFAAAEIGESDGFGPQRGYGRATLLAQANMDLGHGLSARILGGSYVTRFDSPGVVREDDLEAGRRTFYSGSFDRQGGTVSRHQLLIGVDLPREGTARTRLEAFGILSDLRLRNNFTGYRVDDRGDGLEQTHDGSTLGLRAEHRRQVTLFDRPVALELGLGGRRDGIHQTQRRYRETDGTFFAEEVDANITQTDVWGYAEARLPLGRWAFRLGGRADALGVEVFDTLAFRDPRYYDGQGYSRSAFGVHWGAKAGVEYALTDTWALFASYGDGFRSPQARSLAEGEQAPFVNVHGAELGTRRDGERLSFQASVFGSQVADDFFFEHTVGTTVFTGETLRTGISASLQARPLEGVTAALSATVANATVTKTNAKLPYFAPLVARADIGWEKPLPGIDSVLSLGTGLTLIGPRPLPYDEYSHTVFLADVQAALRRGALALRLDVKNLLNTRWRDGEFVYSSRFDPTTQPSLVPARHFTAGEPRVASLTLEVHL from the coding sequence GTGCCGTCGTCTCCTCGTGTCGTCCCCACCGTGACCATGTTGCTCATCGCGTTCGCCACGCTCTCGACGAGTCTTCCCTCGGCCGTGCCCGCCGCACAGGAAGAGCCGCGCCAGGAAGTCACCGGTCACGTGGAGACAGAAGCCACGCCGGAACACCAGCAACCCGAAACACAACAGCTCACGGAGGCCACCGGGAAGCAGCGGTCCACGGTGGTGCGAGGGGCACGTCCGGCCCAGAGCGCCGCCGAGGTCACCATCGGCCGGGACATCCTCGACACGGCACCGCGAATGAACGCGACGGACGTGCTCCGCGTGGTCCCGGGCCTGGTGGCCTCGCAACACAGCGGCGAGGGCAAGGCACAGCAGCTCTTCCTCCGAGGCTTCGACGCGCTCCACGGCCAGGACGTGGAGCTGAACGTCGGAGGCCTGCCGGTGAACGAGGTGAGCCACATCCACGCGCTCGGCTACGCGGACACCAACTTCATCATCCCGGAGCTCGTCCAATCGCTGGAGGTGACGGAGGGCTCCTACCGCGCGTTCCAGGGGGACTTCGCGGTGGCGGGAACGGTGCGCATGGACCTGGGCGCCCGCGAGAAGGGGGTGGAGTTCGCCGGCACGCTGGGCCAGTTCAACATGCGCCGGCTCGTCGTGACGGTGCGCCCGGGCGAAGACCCCGGAACCTTCGCGGCGGCGGAAATCGGAGAGAGCGACGGCTTCGGCCCCCAGCGAGGCTACGGCCGGGCCACCCTGCTCGCCCAGGCGAACATGGACCTGGGCCACGGCCTGAGCGCGCGAATCCTGGGAGGAAGCTACGTCACGCGTTTCGACTCCCCCGGAGTGGTGCGCGAGGACGACCTCGAAGCCGGGCGCCGCACCTTCTACTCCGGCTCCTTCGACCGTCAGGGAGGCACGGTCTCCAGGCACCAGCTGCTCATCGGCGTGGACCTCCCGCGCGAGGGCACCGCGCGCACGCGCCTGGAGGCCTTTGGAATCCTCTCGGACCTGCGCCTGCGCAACAACTTCACGGGCTACCGGGTGGACGACCGGGGCGACGGCCTGGAGCAGACCCACGACGGCTCCACCCTGGGCCTGCGAGCCGAGCACCGCCGCCAGGTCACGCTCTTCGACCGCCCCGTAGCGTTGGAGCTGGGCCTGGGAGGAAGGCGCGACGGCATCCACCAGACGCAACGCCGTTACCGCGAGACGGACGGCACCTTCTTCGCGGAAGAAGTGGACGCGAACATCACCCAGACGGACGTCTGGGGTTACGCCGAAGCCAGGCTCCCACTGGGCCGCTGGGCCTTCCGGCTGGGAGGCCGCGCGGACGCGCTGGGCGTGGAGGTCTTCGACACGCTCGCCTTCCGAGACCCGCGCTACTACGACGGACAGGGCTACTCGCGCAGCGCCTTCGGGGTGCACTGGGGCGCGAAGGCCGGCGTCGAATACGCGCTCACGGACACCTGGGCCCTCTTCGCCAGCTACGGAGACGGCTTCCGTTCCCCGCAGGCGCGAAGCCTCGCGGAAGGAGAGCAGGCGCCCTTCGTGAACGTGCACGGCGCGGAACTGGGCACGAGGAGGGATGGAGAACGTCTGTCCTTCCAGGCGAGCGTCTTCGGCTCGCAGGTAGCGGACGACTTCTTCTTCGAGCACACGGTGGGCACCACCGTCTTCACGGGAGAGACGCTGCGCACGGGCATCTCCGCGTCCCTGCAGGCGCGTCCGCTCGAAGGCGTCACGGCCGCGCTGAGCGCCACGGTGGCGAACGCGACGGTGACGAAGACAAACGCGAAGCTCCCCTACTTCGCGCCGCTGGTCGCTCGAGCGGACATCGGTTGGGAGAAGCCGCTACCCGGCATCGACTCCGTGCTGTCGCTAGGTACGGGCCTCACGCTCATCGGGCCCAGGCCCCTGCCCTACGACGAATACAGCCACACCGTGTTCCTCGCGGACGTGCAGGCAGCGCTGCGCCGGGGAGCGCTCGCGCTGCGGCTCGACGTGAAGAACCTGCTCAACACGCGCTGGCGCGACGGCGAGTTTGTCTACAGCTCGCGCTTCGACCCCACCACCCAGCCGAGCCTCGTTCCAGCCAGACATTTCACCGCGGGGGAACCACGCGTGGCCTCGCTCACCCTGGAGGTCCACCTGTGA
- a CDS encoding CDP-alcohol phosphatidyltransferase family protein, whose translation MHRRASLVLLNTLSLSRLPLAAVFIAVSDLRMRAFLVVLAAATDFLDGWIARHRGLATRLGALIDPVADRAFMVTAFIVCLLDGLIDPVELTLLLLRDIGTAIGFIVARVRPDMRAVELKARMLGKVVTTLQLAVLLCVLLYPPLVRPLVALVALLSLASVVDYTRAVWRQRQRRELPPSRPSSHLPHGPTSAPIGSVRE comes from the coding sequence ATGCACCGTCGGGCAAGCCTCGTGCTGCTCAATACGCTGTCCCTGTCGCGACTGCCGCTCGCCGCGGTGTTCATCGCGGTGTCGGACCTGCGCATGAGGGCCTTCCTGGTGGTGCTGGCCGCGGCGACGGACTTCCTGGACGGTTGGATTGCCCGGCACCGGGGACTGGCCACGCGCCTGGGAGCGCTCATCGACCCGGTGGCGGACCGCGCCTTCATGGTGACGGCCTTCATCGTGTGTCTGCTGGACGGGCTCATCGACCCCGTGGAGCTGACGCTGCTGCTCCTGCGGGACATCGGCACGGCCATCGGCTTCATCGTCGCCAGGGTGCGGCCGGACATGCGGGCCGTCGAGCTCAAGGCGCGGATGCTGGGCAAGGTCGTCACGACGTTGCAGCTCGCGGTGTTGCTGTGCGTCCTGCTCTACCCGCCGCTGGTGCGGCCGCTCGTCGCGCTCGTCGCGCTGCTGTCGCTGGCGTCGGTGGTGGACTACACGCGGGCGGTGTGGCGGCAGCGTCAGCGCCGGGAACTGCCGCCGTCACGGCCGTCCTCGCACCTTCCCCATGGGCCCACGAGCGCGCCCATAGGGTCCGTGCGGGAGTGA
- the glpD gene encoding glycerol-3-phosphate dehydrogenase gives MRSESAVLRSLPASTEVPAPPSRADRLRALGSESFDLLVIGGGVTGAGAARDAALRGLKVALVEREDFASGTSSRSSRLIHGGLRYLEHGHLGLVFESSIERRRLLHLAPHLVRPLAFIWPVYEGARVPRWKLNAGLMLYDALSLFRNVKAYQRLSLKQLVEAEPGIRSEGLKGGARYYDAATDDARLTLANALGASEAGAVVLNHASVKRLVLEDGKVKGAVVVDHLTGLEHTVHARAVVNATGPWSDEIRRLDSSQQERTGPAVRGSKGVHIAVPRSRLNIGDALTLLSPVDGRVMFILPADAFTLIGTTETATRAHPAEVRASEADVAYLLSSANAFFPEANLTRQDMVSAWAGIRPLAASGYHGNSDAGSASREHSIDVSPSGVLAISGGKLTTFRVMARDVVNAVERHLSRPHKKPVTHEQPLPGGDILKLDAELAAAKQEVGDAATGEHLVRAYGSRWHAVWALTRESPALAEPLVEGLPYRRAEAAWGVSHEMVQTLADLLIRRLKVAFETRDQGRAAAVRAAEVMAPLLGWDTAETERQLAAYAVDAQRIFGVDPSDA, from the coding sequence GTGCGTTCCGAATCCGCCGTTCTTCGTTCCCTGCCTGCCTCTACCGAGGTTCCCGCCCCGCCCTCGCGCGCCGACCGTCTGCGTGCGCTGGGGAGTGAGTCGTTCGACCTGCTCGTCATTGGCGGCGGGGTGACGGGGGCGGGTGCTGCTCGGGACGCGGCGCTGCGGGGCCTGAAGGTGGCCCTGGTGGAGCGCGAGGACTTCGCCAGCGGGACGTCCAGCCGCTCGTCGCGCCTCATCCACGGTGGCCTGCGCTACCTGGAGCATGGCCACCTGGGGCTCGTCTTCGAGTCGAGCATCGAGCGGCGCCGCCTGCTCCACCTGGCGCCTCACCTGGTGCGCCCGCTGGCCTTCATCTGGCCCGTCTACGAAGGGGCTCGTGTGCCGCGCTGGAAGCTCAACGCGGGCCTGATGCTGTACGACGCCCTGTCCCTGTTCCGGAACGTGAAGGCGTATCAGCGCCTGTCGCTCAAGCAGTTGGTGGAGGCCGAGCCCGGCATCCGCTCCGAGGGGCTCAAGGGTGGGGCCCGCTACTACGACGCGGCCACCGACGATGCTCGCCTCACGCTGGCCAACGCGCTGGGCGCGAGCGAGGCCGGCGCGGTGGTGCTCAACCACGCCTCCGTGAAGCGGCTGGTGCTGGAGGACGGCAAGGTGAAGGGCGCGGTGGTGGTGGATCACCTCACCGGCCTGGAGCACACCGTGCACGCTCGCGCCGTCGTCAACGCGACCGGGCCCTGGAGCGATGAGATCCGCCGGCTGGATTCGTCGCAGCAGGAGCGCACGGGGCCCGCGGTGCGCGGCAGCAAGGGCGTGCACATCGCGGTGCCCCGCTCTCGGCTGAACATCGGGGATGCGCTCACGCTCCTGTCGCCCGTGGATGGCCGCGTGATGTTCATCCTGCCCGCGGATGCGTTCACCCTCATCGGCACGACGGAGACCGCCACCCGCGCCCATCCGGCCGAGGTGCGCGCGAGCGAGGCGGACGTGGCCTACCTGCTCTCCTCCGCCAACGCCTTCTTCCCCGAGGCGAACCTCACCCGTCAGGACATGGTCAGCGCCTGGGCCGGCATCCGCCCGCTCGCGGCGAGCGGCTACCACGGCAACAGCGACGCGGGCAGCGCCAGCCGCGAGCACTCCATCGACGTGAGCCCGTCCGGCGTGCTGGCCATCAGCGGCGGCAAGCTCACCACCTTCCGGGTCATGGCCCGCGATGTGGTCAACGCCGTGGAGCGCCACCTGTCCCGCCCGCACAAGAAGCCCGTCACCCACGAGCAGCCCCTGCCGGGCGGCGACATCCTCAAGCTGGACGCGGAGCTCGCGGCGGCGAAGCAGGAGGTGGGGGATGCCGCCACGGGCGAACACCTGGTTCGCGCGTACGGCAGCCGCTGGCACGCGGTGTGGGCGCTCACTCGCGAGTCGCCCGCGCTGGCCGAGCCGCTGGTGGAGGGCCTGCCCTACCGCCGCGCCGAGGCCGCCTGGGGCGTGTCCCACGAGATGGTCCAGACGCTGGCGGACCTGCTCATCCGCCGCCTCAAGGTCGCGTTCGAGACGCGCGACCAGGGCCGCGCCGCCGCTGTCCGCGCTGCGGAGGTGATGGCGCCTCTCCTGGGCTGGGACACCGCGGAGACCGAGCGTCAGCTGGCGGCCTATGCCGTGGATGCCCAGCGCATCTTCGGCGTGGATCCTTCCGACGCCTGA
- a CDS encoding S8 family serine peptidase has protein sequence MKRWLWLGLGLSGLVASGCGSDPEPIDVLPQACPGTAEVSLPKPGVSPLSTDTAPDGVIITYKSKVSASALAASADIAAAVEREGGTVKRRIPNMNVVSARLSPEAISALKLHPDVLSVTPNRRVRALGLPTPPPLASWQGAYSTQGSVGEYTEGLKLIQVPQLWDANNDGVIDPGAPTGEGVKVCVIDSGWDSKHPELKAAFVMGKDFVDDDDDPSDQSVSQGVVKVGGGHGTHVSATILAQFGAGSGARVAPGEEPNGVVGVAPGASLLVARVLDTDGGGRTDDVIAAVDWCHSQGARIASLSLGAPDPSETEQLMFEKVWENGNGMLSVAASGNDGKRGIAYPAAYLPSVMAVGAVDLQGEYAPFSQFGQELSVVGPGVNVLSATVLGAASLSSVTAASAPVTSSPLTYTAQGTYTGRLVNCGLGADRAACGETATCDGFVAYVDRGDLFFEEKARNVIQAGARAVIIGNNVADDAEGTFTLGSSNSHWVPTVSVSMAAGASLKKLLGQDVTVSITGLDYQRESGTSMATPHVSGVAALVFSARPDLSAAHVRAVLEKTAKDDKTTPGKDEKYGYGLVQAAKAVELARTLPQGGGPLPLP, from the coding sequence ATGAAGCGTTGGCTTTGGCTTGGGCTCGGGTTGTCCGGACTGGTGGCGAGCGGCTGTGGCAGCGACCCCGAACCCATCGATGTCCTGCCCCAGGCGTGTCCTGGCACCGCGGAGGTGTCGCTGCCGAAGCCGGGCGTCTCCCCGCTGAGCACGGACACGGCGCCGGACGGCGTCATCATCACCTACAAGTCGAAGGTGTCCGCGAGCGCGCTGGCAGCTTCGGCGGACATCGCGGCGGCCGTGGAGCGCGAGGGCGGCACGGTGAAGCGCCGCATCCCGAACATGAACGTGGTGTCCGCCCGGCTGTCGCCGGAGGCCATCTCCGCGCTGAAGCTCCACCCGGACGTGCTCTCCGTGACGCCCAACCGCCGCGTGCGCGCGCTGGGGCTGCCCACGCCCCCGCCGCTGGCGTCGTGGCAGGGCGCGTACAGCACGCAGGGGTCGGTGGGCGAGTACACCGAAGGGCTGAAGCTGATCCAGGTCCCTCAGCTGTGGGACGCGAACAACGACGGCGTCATCGACCCCGGCGCGCCCACGGGCGAGGGCGTGAAGGTGTGCGTCATCGACAGCGGCTGGGACAGCAAGCACCCGGAGCTGAAGGCGGCGTTCGTCATGGGCAAGGACTTCGTCGACGACGATGACGACCCGTCCGACCAGAGCGTGTCCCAGGGCGTGGTGAAGGTGGGCGGCGGCCACGGCACGCACGTGTCCGCGACCATCCTGGCGCAGTTCGGCGCGGGCTCCGGCGCTCGCGTGGCGCCCGGGGAGGAGCCGAACGGCGTGGTGGGCGTGGCGCCGGGCGCGTCGCTGCTCGTCGCGCGCGTGCTGGACACGGACGGCGGCGGCCGCACGGACGACGTCATCGCGGCGGTGGACTGGTGCCATTCGCAAGGGGCGCGGATTGCCTCGCTGTCGCTGGGCGCGCCGGATCCGTCCGAGACCGAGCAGCTCATGTTCGAGAAGGTCTGGGAGAACGGCAACGGCATGCTGTCCGTCGCGGCCAGCGGCAATGACGGCAAGCGCGGCATCGCGTATCCGGCCGCGTACCTGCCGTCGGTGATGGCGGTGGGCGCGGTGGACCTGCAGGGCGAGTACGCGCCCTTCTCGCAGTTCGGCCAGGAGCTGTCCGTGGTGGGGCCCGGCGTGAACGTGCTGAGCGCCACGGTGCTGGGGGCGGCGTCGCTGTCCTCGGTGACCGCGGCGTCGGCGCCCGTCACCTCGTCGCCGCTCACGTACACCGCGCAGGGCACGTACACGGGCCGGCTGGTCAACTGCGGCCTGGGCGCGGACCGCGCGGCGTGCGGTGAGACCGCCACCTGCGACGGCTTCGTCGCGTACGTGGACCGCGGCGACCTGTTCTTCGAGGAGAAGGCGCGCAACGTCATCCAGGCCGGCGCCCGCGCGGTCATCATCGGCAACAACGTGGCGGACGACGCGGAGGGCACCTTCACGCTGGGCTCCTCGAACTCGCACTGGGTGCCCACGGTGTCGGTGTCCATGGCGGCCGGCGCGTCCCTCAAGAAGCTGCTGGGCCAGGATGTGACGGTGTCCATCACCGGCCTGGACTACCAGCGCGAGTCGGGCACCTCCATGGCCACCCCGCACGTGTCGGGCGTCGCCGCGCTGGTGTTCAGCGCCCGGCCGGACCTGAGCGCCGCGCACGTGCGCGCGGTGCTGGAGAAGACGGCGAAGGACGACAAGACGACGCCGGGCAAGGACGAGAAGTACGGTTATGGCCTGGTGCAGGCGGCCAAGGCCGTGGAGCTGGCGCGCACGCTGCCCCAAGGCGGCGGCCCGCTCCCGCTGCCGTAA
- a CDS encoding DUF4846 domain-containing protein — MGPFRPLLALATLLTVALPLASCEAAGRAKVATRAPTAEERTRYPWLPASAQVRSLEETFAPPEGYTRMPLEAGSFGAWLRGLPLRSDGSPVRDFQGNTVLAASDSRLAAVGELDVGTANLQQCADSILRLHAEWRWASGQSERIAYRFTSGHLASWPRYAAGERARVSGSKVTWVPGSAAADSSRAAFRNYLNLLFTYAGTLSIQTEGARPTREQLRPGDFFVLGGSPGHTVLVLDVATNAKGERMALVGQGFTPAQDFHVLAGRDGAWFPLEGESLATPFWAPFPMTSLRRLPSP; from the coding sequence ATGGGACCCTTCCGCCCCCTGCTGGCACTGGCCACCCTGCTCACCGTCGCGCTGCCGCTGGCGAGCTGTGAAGCGGCCGGACGGGCGAAGGTCGCGACCCGTGCCCCCACTGCGGAGGAGCGGACGCGCTACCCGTGGCTGCCAGCCTCCGCCCAGGTGCGCTCGCTGGAGGAGACCTTCGCGCCTCCGGAGGGCTACACGCGCATGCCCCTGGAGGCGGGCTCCTTTGGCGCCTGGTTGCGCGGCCTGCCCCTGCGCTCAGATGGCTCCCCCGTGCGCGACTTCCAGGGCAATACCGTGCTGGCGGCCTCCGACTCCCGGCTGGCGGCGGTGGGGGAGCTGGACGTGGGCACCGCGAACCTCCAGCAGTGCGCGGACTCCATCCTGCGCCTTCACGCGGAGTGGCGCTGGGCGTCCGGCCAGTCGGAGCGCATCGCCTACCGCTTCACCAGCGGCCACCTGGCGTCCTGGCCCAGGTACGCGGCCGGGGAGCGGGCGCGCGTCTCCGGCTCGAAGGTGACGTGGGTGCCGGGGAGCGCGGCGGCGGACAGCTCGCGGGCGGCCTTCCGCAACTACCTGAACCTGCTCTTCACCTACGCGGGCACCCTGTCCATCCAGACGGAGGGCGCCCGTCCCACGCGGGAGCAGCTGCGCCCCGGGGACTTCTTCGTCCTGGGCGGCAGCCCCGGCCACACGGTGCTCGTGCTGGACGTGGCCACCAACGCGAAGGGTGAACGGATGGCGCTCGTGGGCCAGGGCTTCACCCCCGCGCAGGACTTCCACGTCCTGGCGGGAAGGGACGGGGCCTGGTTCCCGCTGGAAGGGGAGAGCCTGGCGACGCCCTTCTGGGCGCCGTTCCCCATGACGTCCCTGCGACGACTGCCCTCGCCCTGA
- a CDS encoding PAS domain-containing protein, whose product MSSAAASVPASSPRASILIVDDTPGHLLALEGILTPLGQRLVRATSGREALRRVLDEDFAAVLMDMNLGDMTGVEVLGLLRERERSRRTPVLLMTAGDGDEKEWLAAYAHGAVDYLRKPLRPEILLAKVSMFVELHLAREAVQRREESLRERERDALEAVHRERLHAFFMQAPVGISITRGPDFVFELANPYYELLVGRRVTPGQALTDVFPEMASQPEVMEVLRGVVRTKQPFVRPEFEVKLVRDGQPDSVFFNVIYHPMVEVDGTASGIITLATDVTEFVRARRHTEALAQDLRKQQAALADSEQRLRLALTATALGTFDMDLATNELRWDARCKALFGLPPDSESSYELFLAGLHVEDRDAVQRAIALSWDPTGKGDYDVAYRTVGLKDGVERWVRATGRTHFQDGKPVRFVGTVQDITARKRADAERTRLMAGELRRTEQLRGLSRASLALNAAGSVPAILELVTLKARKLIGANQSFVQVADGRGAPTLGSLSAVEHDPQAPGAAQVGVDERGLFARVCQENRPLRLTRAELRQHAAYSEAPPAPPPALPLKGFLAVPLVGHDGRNLGLMQVSDKLEGDFDAEDETIAVQLAQMASVALENARLYETAQAERRNLFAVLKQLPAAITVLRGPELVFEMANDLRLKLTGSRPLLGLTVRQALPELNGQGQVAQLEEVYRTGETYRGHEVPMRLGRDVGQDAPEGYFNLTFQPLRNAEGKVDGIVSVSWEVTEQVLARRRIEALAAELKEREQQFRTLADSIPQLSWMAEPEGRLFWFNQRWYDYTGTSPSQVGEKDWSELIDPEDAGRVLERFNAALREGTLWEDQFRLRRADGSYRWFLSRARPVRDGEGRIVRWFGTNTDIDDERRTLESLKQAEEEIRHLNTGLEKRVRERTAQLQEANKELESFSYSVSHDLRAPLRHITGFAQLLERRAGAKLDDVAKGYLSTIAGAAKQGGTLVDDLLAFSRMGRAELRQSRVDLGQLVEEARRDLMPEATGRQVEWRVGSLPTVEGDPSLLRQVIHNLLANALKYTRPKPETLIEVGARETEGEVAVWVRDNGVGFEMQYVDKLFGVFQRLHTAEEFEGTGIGLANVRRIVSRHGGRTWAEGAVGQGASFTFTLPRASPVEKKVETHA is encoded by the coding sequence ATGTCCTCCGCCGCCGCATCCGTGCCCGCGTCTTCTCCCAGGGCCAGCATCCTCATTGTCGACGACACGCCCGGGCACCTCCTGGCGCTGGAGGGCATCCTCACGCCCCTGGGGCAGCGGCTGGTGCGCGCCACCTCCGGACGCGAGGCCCTGCGGCGCGTGCTGGACGAGGACTTCGCCGCCGTCCTGATGGACATGAACCTGGGCGACATGACGGGCGTGGAGGTGCTGGGCCTCCTGCGCGAGCGCGAGCGCAGCCGGCGCACGCCCGTGCTGCTGATGACCGCGGGCGATGGCGACGAGAAGGAGTGGCTGGCGGCGTACGCGCACGGCGCGGTGGACTACCTGCGCAAGCCGCTGCGGCCTGAAATCCTCCTGGCGAAGGTGTCCATGTTCGTGGAGCTGCACCTGGCGCGCGAAGCCGTGCAGCGGCGCGAGGAGTCGCTGCGCGAGCGCGAGCGCGACGCCCTGGAGGCCGTCCACCGCGAGCGGCTGCACGCCTTCTTCATGCAGGCCCCGGTGGGCATCTCCATCACGCGCGGGCCGGACTTCGTCTTCGAGCTGGCGAACCCCTACTACGAGCTGCTGGTGGGCCGCCGGGTGACGCCGGGTCAGGCGCTGACGGACGTGTTCCCGGAGATGGCCTCGCAGCCGGAGGTCATGGAGGTGCTGCGCGGGGTGGTGCGCACGAAGCAGCCCTTCGTGCGGCCGGAGTTCGAGGTGAAGCTGGTGCGCGACGGCCAGCCGGACTCCGTCTTCTTCAACGTCATCTACCACCCGATGGTGGAGGTGGACGGCACCGCGTCCGGCATCATCACCCTGGCCACCGACGTGACGGAGTTCGTGCGCGCGCGCCGGCACACGGAGGCGCTCGCGCAGGATTTGCGAAAGCAGCAGGCCGCGCTGGCGGACAGCGAGCAGCGCCTGCGCCTGGCGCTGACGGCCACGGCGCTGGGCACCTTCGACATGGACCTGGCGACGAACGAGCTCAGGTGGGACGCGCGCTGCAAGGCGCTCTTCGGCCTGCCGCCCGATTCGGAGTCGTCCTACGAGTTGTTCCTCGCGGGCCTGCACGTGGAGGACCGGGACGCCGTGCAGCGCGCGATCGCGCTCAGCTGGGACCCCACCGGCAAGGGCGACTACGACGTGGCCTACCGCACCGTGGGGTTGAAGGACGGCGTGGAGCGCTGGGTGCGCGCCACGGGCCGCACGCACTTCCAGGACGGCAAGCCGGTGCGCTTCGTGGGCACCGTGCAGGACATCACCGCTCGCAAGCGCGCCGACGCGGAGCGGACCCGTCTGATGGCGGGCGAATTGCGCCGCACCGAGCAGCTTCGCGGCCTGTCGCGCGCGAGCCTGGCGCTCAACGCGGCGGGCAGCGTGCCGGCCATCCTGGAGCTCGTGACGCTCAAGGCGCGCAAGCTGATTGGCGCGAACCAGTCCTTCGTGCAGGTGGCGGACGGACGGGGCGCGCCGACGCTCGGCTCGCTGTCCGCGGTGGAGCATGATCCGCAGGCGCCCGGCGCCGCCCAGGTGGGCGTGGACGAGCGCGGACTCTTCGCCCGGGTGTGCCAGGAGAACCGGCCGCTGCGCCTGACGCGCGCGGAGTTGCGTCAGCACGCGGCCTACTCGGAAGCGCCCCCCGCGCCGCCCCCCGCACTGCCCCTGAAGGGCTTCCTCGCCGTGCCGCTGGTGGGCCACGACGGCCGCAACCTGGGCCTGATGCAGGTGTCCGACAAGCTGGAGGGCGACTTCGACGCGGAGGACGAGACCATCGCCGTGCAGCTGGCGCAGATGGCCAGCGTGGCGCTGGAGAACGCGCGCCTGTACGAGACGGCGCAGGCGGAGCGGCGCAACCTGTTCGCGGTGCTCAAGCAGCTGCCCGCCGCCATCACCGTGCTGCGTGGGCCGGAGCTCGTCTTCGAGATGGCCAACGACCTGCGCCTGAAGCTCACCGGCTCCCGGCCGCTCCTGGGGCTGACCGTGCGCCAGGCGCTGCCGGAGCTGAACGGCCAGGGGCAGGTGGCCCAGTTGGAGGAGGTCTACCGCACCGGCGAGACCTACCGCGGCCACGAGGTGCCCATGCGCCTGGGCCGTGACGTGGGGCAGGACGCGCCCGAGGGCTACTTCAACCTCACCTTCCAGCCGCTGCGCAACGCGGAGGGCAAGGTGGACGGCATCGTGTCCGTGTCCTGGGAGGTGACGGAGCAGGTGCTGGCGCGCCGGCGCATCGAGGCGCTGGCCGCGGAGCTGAAGGAGCGCGAGCAGCAGTTCCGCACGCTGGCGGACTCCATCCCGCAGCTGTCGTGGATGGCGGAGCCGGAGGGGCGCCTCTTCTGGTTCAACCAGCGCTGGTACGACTACACCGGGACGTCGCCCTCGCAGGTGGGGGAGAAGGACTGGAGCGAGCTGATCGACCCGGAGGACGCCGGGCGCGTGCTGGAGCGCTTCAACGCGGCCCTGCGCGAGGGGACGCTGTGGGAGGACCAGTTCCGCCTGCGCCGCGCGGACGGCAGCTACCGCTGGTTCCTGTCGCGCGCCAGGCCCGTGCGGGACGGCGAGGGGCGCATCGTCCGCTGGTTCGGCACCAACACGGACATCGACGACGAGCGCCGCACGCTGGAGAGCCTCAAGCAGGCGGAGGAGGAGATCCGCCACCTGAACACGGGCCTGGAGAAGCGCGTGCGCGAGCGCACCGCCCAGCTCCAGGAGGCGAACAAGGAGCTGGAGTCCTTCAGCTACTCCGTGTCGCACGACCTGCGCGCGCCGCTTCGGCACATCACCGGCTTCGCGCAGTTGCTGGAGCGGCGGGCGGGCGCGAAGCTGGACGACGTGGCGAAGGGCTACCTCTCCACCATCGCGGGCGCGGCGAAGCAGGGCGGAACGCTGGTGGATGACCTGCTCGCGTTCAGCCGCATGGGACGGGCGGAGCTGCGCCAGTCGCGGGTGGACCTGGGCCAGCTGGTGGAGGAGGCCCGGCGCGACCTGATGCCGGAGGCCACCGGGCGGCAGGTGGAGTGGCGGGTGGGAAGCCTGCCCACAGTGGAGGGCGACCCGTCGCTCCTGCGGCAGGTCATCCACAACCTGTTGGCGAACGCGCTGAAGTATACCCGCCCCAAGCCGGAGACCCTCATCGAGGTGGGAGCACGCGAGACGGAAGGCGAGGTCGCGGTGTGGGTGCGCGACAACGGCGTGGGCTTCGAGATGCAGTACGTGGATAAGTTGTTCGGCGTCTTCCAGCGCCTGCACACGGCCGAGGAGTTCGAGGGCACCGGTATCGGGCTCGCGAACGTGCGGCGCATCGTGTCTCGCCATGGAGGACGGACCTGGGCGGAGGGCGCCGTGGGGCAGGGCGCGTCCTTCACCTTCACCCTGCCCCGCGCTTCTCCCGTGGAGAAGAAAGTCGAGACGCACGCGTGA